From the genome of Nitrosomonas sp. Is79A3:
AAGTACATGGCACCTAAATTATTCTGCGCATCCACATGACCTTGTTCTGCAGCTTTCTTAAATAACTCGGCAGCCTGGGCCATATCCTGTGGAATGCCTTCGCCATTTGCATACATGAGTCCCAGATTAAATTGCGCATCCGCATAACCTTGCTCTGCAGCACGAAAAAACCACCCGGCTGCCACTTCAGGGTCATTGTCCAACAATTGGCCAGACGGACTCTTTGAAACCGCTTCACCGGTATAATACATAACCCCCAAACCATTCTGAGCAGCAGGGTTTCCCGCTTTAGCATCTTCCATTAAAGCTTTAAATTTTTCTTCGGCCGTTTTAACATCCCCTACCCCTGCAGGCAGAATTTGTTCTTTTAACTCTGCCTTTTCTTCATTGGTCAACCCTTCACCTATGAACGATGGAATTTCACCCAGCTTGGTTACTTCGTTCGTAGGTTTTGGTAATGAGCTAATTTCTGATTTATCACTTTTTGATTCTTCACCGCAACCAATAAGTAATAAAGCTGTTGCAGCCAGTAATAAAACAGCTAAAACTTTCATTTGTAATTTCCTTTATTCCTTTAGTTTAACAATAACAGACCGGTACACTATAACAACTCGATTAGAAGTTGTGTATTAAAGTTCCTATTTGGCACCGGATTTCTTCAACAATTCAATAATTTCCCGATAGCGATAACGCTCAGCCAGCATCAGCGGAGTTACGCCATTGCTTGCTTTAAGATTGAGATTGGCATTTGCGGCGATCAGCGAATGAACCGCTCCCAGATGACCGTGTTGAACGGCCAGCATTAATGCTGTCGCGCCATTCTCCAATTGATAATTGACTTCGGCATTTGCTTTGACCAAGGTTTGAATAGTCTGCGGATGCCCTTCTTGCGCTGCCAGTAAAAGTGCTGTCATACCATCATTTCTTTTTGCATTGACATCGGCTTTAGCCGCCAACAATAAGGCAATGACTTTTCTTCTGTCTTTTTCAGCGGCCAAAATCAAAGCTGTATCATTTTCTTCCGAAACGGCATTCACATCAGCGCCAGCTGCGAGCAGAACTTCGACAGCTTGTTCTCGACCATCGCGGGCAGTCTGCATCAGTGGCGTATAATTATTGTCTGCTCTTAAATTTTGATCTACTCCTGCTTGTAAAAAACGTTCAATAATCGCAGGATTTCCCTTTTTAACTGCAACCAGAAAAGCAGCATTCAATTCCTCTTGTCCGATCTGCTGAGCATCCAGTATCTTTTTTACCAATGAAAAGTTACCTTTTCCTGCAGCACTAATCAGCTCAGTATCAAGATTCACAGACCAGACATTGGTAGAAATAAAGATCAGTAAACCTGCGATCCATCCTGGCAATTTAATTATTAATAATCTTGTCATACAAAATTCCTTCCCATCAACATATCCGCACCGGAGATTCTAAAATCATCATTTTTACCATATTTTAAATCAATCTTACTGCATTAATAGTCTCATCGATTAGAAACAGGATTATACAATGACGCCATTCTTTTAACCTGCGCATCATTCCAGCCGCCCCTGACTTCCGCATTCCATGACTATGAGCAGTGTGCTATTCTTGTACTATCAATACATTCATTAAATTTTATTCAAACTACTGAATGTAATTTATTTCAATCGAAATTATTAGATCTGGCATCTTATGCCGGTCTATAGATTAAAGTTTATATCCTGAGAAAATTCAAAGCATTATTAATATGACCACTGATCATTATGACATCGTTATCATTGGCGGTGGGCCGGTAGGCATGGCTCTGGCACTTGCGCTACTCGATACCGGCGTCTCAAGTTTGTTACTCGAAGCTCGTGGATTACCCGAAAAAGACGAGGATCCCCGCCCGTTGGCATTATCACATGGAAGTCACCTGATATTACACCGCTTAGGGGTATGGAGCGAACTGACACAAAATACGCCAATTACTGCTATTCATATTTCCAATCGCGGCAGTTTTGGTCAAACTGTTTTAACACCGGATGATGCTGGCGTTCCTGCATTAGGATTTGTAGTAAATTATCATGATCTTTTTTGCTCCATGCATAAGAAATTAACCGGAATAAAATCCGATTATATTGCTGGTGCTATAGTCACTCGACTCGATACCGATGCAAACTCGGGCTGTGTCGATTTTGATTACCAGGGTCAGAAAAAAAAGGTTTCAGCTAAACTACTTGTTCTCGCCGATGGTGGCCAGTTGGCCAAGCAAATACCTGATATCACCTATCAAACTTATGATTATCAGCAATGGGCCATTGTTGCAAATGTTCAAGCTGAAAAAAAGCAAACAGGTATAGCTTATGAACGCTTTACAATTGATGGACCGGTTGCATTGCTTCCAAACGGTGATGATTTCGCTTTAGTGTGGACTGTAAGCCCTGAAGCAATGAAAGAAATTACCGCGCTGAATGATGCGGATTTTCTGATTCGATTACATCAGCATTTTGGTGATAGGCTCGGAAAATTCATCAATGCGGGAAAAAGATCGGCATTTCCATTGGCACTTAAATACGCAACACCGGCAACATCTCAAAGAGTTGCATTAATCGGTAATGCGGCGCAAACATTACATCCCGTCGCAGGACAAGGATTTAATCTGGGATTAAGAGACGCCTATGAATTAGCCTGCGAGCTTATCGACACACAAAGCGCGGTACTGGAAATTGGTACCCCTGCAATGTTATCCAGGTACCGCCAAAGTAGAGACATTGATAGTAATGCCGGCAGGATATTTACAGATTCATTGATCAAGCTTTTCTCTAATGAGAATAAAATACTAAAACACGCTTGCGGAGCCGGGTTAAGTACCTTGAACTGTATCCCGCCACTCAAAAGATTTGTTGCCCGCCGTATGATATTTGGAGCCAGAGGATAATTTCAAATCATGCTCCACTATCTGTCTGACAAAAGCTATAATTAGCAGAACAGAATGTGAAAATCGTGTGATCACTCGCTCCGGTTCCCAGGGGCGCTTCTGAGTGTTTAGATAAATCACTACGCAGCAACAAACTTAAATTATCAATAACCACCAGCCCATAGACACCGCTTACATGCAGATTGGCACACACATTTTAAAAAATAAACTGATTGTCGCTCCGATGGCGGGTGTTACCGATCGTCCATTCAGACAGTTATGCAAAATTATGGGTGCCGGTATGGCGGTCTCTGAAATGGTATCGAGTAATTCGTTACTATGGGGCTCCAAGAAAACGCAGCGGCGAGCAGATCATGAAGGCGAAGTTTCTCCCATCTCAGTTCAGATTGCCGGCGCTGATCCCAAAATGCTTGCTGCTGCAGCACGTTACAATGTTGATAATGGCGCCCAAATTATTGATATTAACATGGGTTGCCCGGCAAAAAAAATATGCAATGTGATGGCCGGATCTGCATTATTACAAGATGAAAAATTAGTGGAAAGAATTATTGACGCTGTCGTAAAGGCTGTTGATATACCTGTCACACTAAAGATTCGCACCGGCTGGGACAAACAACATAAGAATGCATTAGCCATAGCACATATTGCTGAAAACTCGGGCATTCAAGCGCTCGCCATTCATGGTCGTACAAGAGCTTGCGCATATACTGGCACAGCCGAATATGACACGATCGCAGCTGTTAAAGCCGCCACAAAAATTCCCATTATTGCAAACGGTGACATTACCACTCCCGAAAAAGCAAAATATATTCTTGCCTACACAAAAGCAGATGCAGTTATGATAGGTCGCGCAGCACAAGGCAGGCCATGGATCTTTCGTGAGATAAATCATTATCTTGCAACTGACCAACACTTGCAACCACCCGAAGTAGCTGAAATACATCGAGTTCTCATTGATCATCTGCATGATTTATATGATTTCTATGGGGAATACTCGGGTGTTCGCATTGCACGTAAACACATATCCTGGTACACCAAAGGACTCGTTGGCTCTGCTAGCTTTCGTCAGTCAATGAATCAATTACAAACCACTGAGCAGCAAATTGTAGAGACCAATAAATTTTTCTCAAAATTAGCTGAAGAAGGTCAAAGATTGAGCTACATCAAAGAGGGGAGCAGTTAGTTTATGAATGCAATCAAGGAAAATGAAATTGCATCTTGTATACGCAAGGCCATAGGGGGATATCTCAATGACCTGGACGGGGAGAAACCAGGGCATCTGTATAGTATGGTAATTCAGAGTGTTGAAAAACCTCTCATTGAAATTGCCATACAACATACCAAAGGCAATCAAACCCAAGCAGCGGAGTTACTTGGAATAAATCGAAATACGCTACGTCAAAAAATGAAACAGTTCCAAATTAAATGACCATTAAACATGCACTCATCAGTGTCTCAGACAAAACCGGAATTATCGATTTAGCAAAAAAACTGACTCAGTACGATATCACTATCCTGTCAACAGGCGGTACTGCTAAATTATTGTTTGAAGCTGGAATAAGCGTTATTGAAGTCAGTGACTACACAGGCTTCCCGGAAATGCTCGATGGCCGGGTCAAAACACTGCACTCCAAAATTCATGCCGGTATACTCGCACGTGATGATTTATTAGATCACCAGGAAGCGCTTGATAAAGCATCAATTCCAAATATAGAACTAGTCATCGTCAATTTGTATCCATTCAGACAAACGATCGCAAAACAAAATTGTAGTCTGGACGACGCTATTGAAAATATTGATATTGGTGGCCCAACCATGGTACGTGCAGCCGCCAAGAATTACCAGAAAGTAACTGTTGTCACAGATCCTCAAGATTATTCATTGCTTTGTGAAGAACTGGCAGCGAATCGTGGATCTATTAGTTCGTCTACCCGTTTTATGTGGGCAAAAAAAGCTTTTACGCATACAGCTTCTTATGACAGCGCCATCAGTAACTATTTAACTGCATTAGATACCGACTATCATCAAAAAGATTTTCCAGATTCCCTCAATCTGAATTTCAATATTGCACAGCACTTACGTTATGGAGAAAATCCGCATCAGAAAGCTGCTTTCTATCGCGATGAAACCATAACCCCAGGCAGTTTAGCAAATTATCAGCAGTTGCAAGGAAAAGAATTATCCTACAACAACATCGCTGATACCGATGCAGCCTGGGAATGTGTCAAAACTTTTGACAGCCCGGCCTGTGTGATTGTTAAACATGCTAATCCTTGCGGCATAGCCATTGCGGAAACAACCCTGCATGCCTACCAACTTGCATTCGCAACCGATCCAACTTCTGCTTTTGGCGGTATCATTGCATTTAACCGAACCATAGGCACAGAAACTGTTGAGGCTGTTTTAAAACAATTCGTTGAAGTCATTATTGCGCCGGAAATTACGCAGGAAGCCCAACAGCTTTTATTGCAAAAAAATAACATCCGTGTATTGATTCTGCCATTACAAATTGGGCATCATCGCTATGATTTAAAAAGAATCGGCGGTGGCATTCTTGTACAAACACCTGACACGCTGAATATTACAGTTGCAGATCTTAAAATAGTCACCAAAATAATACCCACGCCGCAACAATTAGAAGACTTACTTTTTGCATGGCGCGTTGCAAAATTTGTTAAATCCAACGCCATCGTATTTTGCAGCAATGGTCAAACCGCCGGTATCGGCGCTGGTCAAATGAGCCGTGTTGATAGTGCACGCATCGCTTCTATAAAAGCGCAGCAAGCAGGCCTCACACTTGCTGGATCTGTGGTTGCATCGGATGCATTTTTCCCCTTCCGGGATGGTTTAGATGTCGTGGTGCAAGCTGGTGCAACAGCAATAATTCAGCCCGGCGGCAGTATCCGTGACAACGAAGTTATTGCTGCTGCTGATGAACAGGGTGTTTCAATGGTGTTCACCGGAATTCGTCATTTTAGACATTAGAGAATCACACAATATCATGAAGTTACTGGTTATTGGGGGTGGTGGCAGAGAGCATGCATTGGCATGGAAACTGAGTCTATCACCTCGGGTACATAAAGTATTCGTGGCACCAGGTAATGCGGGCACTGCATTAGAATGTGGACTTGAGAATATCGCAATCTCATCTATTCCTGAATTAATCGAATTTGCAAAGCACGAACAAATTGCAATAACTGTAGTAGGCCCAGAAACCTCACTGGCCGCAGGTATCGTAGATGCATTCCAGGCTGCTGGTTTGAAAATATTCGGTCCACTCCAGCAAGCAGCTCAACTCGAGACTTCAAAGATCTTCGCCAAGGAATTCATGCAACGGCACCATATCCCGACAGCCGCTTATGCAAGATTTCAAGATCCCGTCCTGGCACATGAGTATATCAACCAAAAATCTGCCCCTCTGGTAATTAAAGCCGATGGGCTTGCAGCGGGAAAAGGTGTTGTAGTTGCTCAAACCAATGAACAAGCGCATTCTGCCGTCAACGACATACTAGTAGAAAAGAATTTTGGCAGCGCGGGCTATGAAATTATTATTGAGGAATTCCTGCACGGCACAGAGGTCAGTTTTATTGTCATGACCGATGGTCGCCATATTCTGCCTTTGGCTACTAGTCAGGATCATAAACGCCTATATGATGGAGATTTGGGTCCCAATACCGGTGGAATGGGCGCGTATTCGCCAACACCTTTTATATCACCCAGCCTTCATGCGCAAATCATGCGCAATATTATCTATCCGGTAATCAATGGACTAAAAGAAGAAGGCATCCACTATAGCGGTTTTCTGTATGCCGGATTAATGATCACTGCGGAAGATCAAGCAAAGGTATTGGAATTTAATTGCCGGCTGGGAGATCCAGAAACTCAACCCATCATGCTGCGCCTAAAGAGTGACCTGCTGACGTTAATAGAACATGCTGTCAATGGAACACTGGATAAAGTTGATACCGAATGGGATCGCCGTGCCGCACTGGGTGTTGTAATGGCAGCGCATGGTTATCCGGAGAATCCGAGAAAGAATGACGTGATCCAAGGCTTACAGAATCTAATCATCGATCAGGAAAACACCGATAATTTTCATATTTTTCATGCCGGAACATATCTAGGAGGAAAAGATGAAAAGGAAATTATTACGGCTGGCGGGCGTGTTTTATGCGTAACAGCATTAGGTGAGAACATTAAAATTGCTCAGCAGAATGCCTATAAACTCATTGAAAAAATTCACTTTGATGACTATCAAGTCCGTCACGATATTGGATATCAAGGCATAAACTATCAGCGCAAAAAATAGCATAAAAAAGTAACCGAATATTTCTAGATATAATTAAACAAGGATAACCCAGAAATTTTAATATAGGACTGCTGTGCGGCTTGAAGATACAGTTGTTGCCTTTGAAAATCTGATGTTGCTTTCGCAAAATCAACATCTTGTAATTGTGAGAGTAATTGCTCAAATTGAATGCTTTGATCACCGCCAACACTTTCCAAAGTATCGATTTCATTCATCCGGGCTCCAATAGATGATTGTTTTGTAAGTACATGCTCCAAACTATTGTTAATGTTTTGTAGTGCTGTACTTAAACTATTCGCAAGTCGAGTGCCCCCAGGCTGACCACTGGATGGTGTTTCCAGTGCTGTAATCAGATCGCCCACGGTTTTAAAAATACTCTGATTACTACTTGGAGAAACTGTAAATTTATCTCCATTCGCCGGATTACCTTTAATACTTAGTTGTATTCCATCAAAACTGATTGTGCTATTACCGACATAAGGGTTGGCTGATGAAACGGGTAATCCTGTCGTTGTATTGACAATATCATAGGTTGTCACTCCGGCAGCAACTGTGAAATTTATATCATAATTAGCCCCGGTTAGGCTCGCCGGAGTAATTACTGATCCACCATCAATAACGCCAGTACCTAGGTTTAGGGAGTTGGCTGCTGTGGTGAAAACACTGTTACCACTCTTTATCCGTTCGAAAATATCTGTTCCTGAATCATTGATAGCAAGCTGACGTGCAGGTCCTACTTGATTCAATCTTTGACCTTGGTCTCCCGAATATTGCACATTTAACCCAGTCTGCACAAAAGGTTTTGTACTTGCTTGATACCCTGAAAATAAAAATTGCCCATTTTCATCGGTAGTGTTGGCTAAACCAACTAATGAATCCAATTTACTGCGCAATTCCGTCGCAAGAATCTTTCTATCCGCATCCGTAAGCGTCGAATTTCCAGCATAGACTGCTGAACCATGCACATCTTGAAGCAGCGACGTGACTTGCTTTAATACATTCTCCTCCAACCCCAATGATGAACTTGCGCTGGCGCGATTCACTGAGTACTGCTTATTCAGCGATTCTGATTGTGTAACATTCAATGCTTGCGCTGCGGCAATTGGATCATCCGAAGGTGCTAGGATGCGTCTACCGGTAGAAAGCTGCTGTTGCGTTTTAACTAATGCATCCTGCTGTTGAAGCATCAAATTAGTTCCGGTTTCATAAATTGTATTTGTGCTGACGCGCATAATATTGCCTCTAGCTTAGATATTTAACCAATACGAAGAATTGAATCAAACAGCGTATTGCTGATTTCAATGACCTTACTTGAAGCCTGATACGCTTGCTGGAAGCGCATTAAATTAGCGGCTTCTTCATCCAGATTAACACCCGATACCGACTGCATGGTATTTTCAGTTTGTTTCAGTAAAGTAGCTTGTGCTTTACTGGTTACTTCCAGCTCCCGTGTTTTATTACCAATCTGGCTAACAAGCTGCCCGTAGGCAGACTGATAGGACGCTGTGCCATTTTCTATGGTATTTTTGGTCTGCAGAACACCCAGCAGCAATGCATTCCGATTATCAGCGGAACCATTAAGGTTGGGTGCAATTGTAAAGATATCACCTGCAGCTGGGCTACCACTAATTTGAAAGGTATAGCCATTAAAACTAATATCAGTCCCTGCGATATAGGCTTGGTTAGCGGCCGGCAAACCGGTACCAATTCCAACCACATCATACTGGCCATCGTACGGTGTATGAAAAGTTATCGTTAACGGTTGCTGAAGATTGGAATCTAGCGGCAATGGATTGACAGTTCCCGCACTGATTTTTCCTGTACCGGTATTCGTTATTGCTGCATTGGTACGATTAGGTCCAGCTGCAGCAATTTTGGTTGTGTCGGAAATATTTACTGCAATATCCTTTGCACCATTGATGGTTGGCTGAATCCGGAATCTTTCATTGGCCAGAATAGTTGCTGCTGTCACAGATACACCGTCAAGCGTTAATGGCAAGGCACCTGATGGAGCAACAGTGGTACTCACCGAGGTATTATCAGATGATCTTGTTAGCGTATAATTTGTTCCATCGTAAGAAAACTGATAATCACTTGTTGTTAATACACTGTAATCGCTTATGCCTGCAGTAATATTAGATGCCGGATTATTGTTTAGTGCTGAAATTACTTTGGGCGGAGGCAGATTAAAGAAATCACCTCCCATATCGCCATTAAGATCCATACCTAACTGATGTTGCGCATTGAAGGTCTGAGCTAACGTAATAGCAATTCTTCCTAATGCATTTTGTGCACTATCCAATGTGACACTGCGAAATGACAAAATACCGT
Proteins encoded in this window:
- a CDS encoding tetratricopeptide repeat protein, whose translation is MKVLAVLLLAATALLLIGCGEESKSDKSEISSLPKPTNEVTKLGEIPSFIGEGLTNEEKAELKEQILPAGVGDVKTAEEKFKALMEDAKAGNPAAQNGLGVMYYTGEAVSKSPSGQLLDNDPEVAAGWFFRAAEQGYADAQFNLGLMYANGEGIPQDMAQAAELFKKAAEQGHVDAQNNLGAMYFTGDGVARDEKKAIEWFEKAAAQGNEDARANLDAIKASGK
- a CDS encoding ankyrin repeat domain-containing protein, producing MTRLLIIKLPGWIAGLLIFISTNVWSVNLDTELISAAGKGNFSLVKKILDAQQIGQEELNAAFLVAVKKGNPAIIERFLQAGVDQNLRADNNYTPLMQTARDGREQAVEVLLAAGADVNAVSEENDTALILAAEKDRRKVIALLLAAKADVNAKRNDGMTALLLAAQEGHPQTIQTLVKANAEVNYQLENGATALMLAVQHGHLGAVHSLIAANANLNLKASNGVTPLMLAERYRYREIIELLKKSGAK
- a CDS encoding FAD-dependent monooxygenase, encoding MTTDHYDIVIIGGGPVGMALALALLDTGVSSLLLEARGLPEKDEDPRPLALSHGSHLILHRLGVWSELTQNTPITAIHISNRGSFGQTVLTPDDAGVPALGFVVNYHDLFCSMHKKLTGIKSDYIAGAIVTRLDTDANSGCVDFDYQGQKKKVSAKLLVLADGGQLAKQIPDITYQTYDYQQWAIVANVQAEKKQTGIAYERFTIDGPVALLPNGDDFALVWTVSPEAMKEITALNDADFLIRLHQHFGDRLGKFINAGKRSAFPLALKYATPATSQRVALIGNAAQTLHPVAGQGFNLGLRDAYELACELIDTQSAVLEIGTPAMLSRYRQSRDIDSNAGRIFTDSLIKLFSNENKILKHACGAGLSTLNCIPPLKRFVARRMIFGARG
- the dusB gene encoding tRNA dihydrouridine synthase DusB, producing MQIGTHILKNKLIVAPMAGVTDRPFRQLCKIMGAGMAVSEMVSSNSLLWGSKKTQRRADHEGEVSPISVQIAGADPKMLAAAARYNVDNGAQIIDINMGCPAKKICNVMAGSALLQDEKLVERIIDAVVKAVDIPVTLKIRTGWDKQHKNALAIAHIAENSGIQALAIHGRTRACAYTGTAEYDTIAAVKAATKIPIIANGDITTPEKAKYILAYTKADAVMIGRAAQGRPWIFREINHYLATDQHLQPPEVAEIHRVLIDHLHDLYDFYGEYSGVRIARKHISWYTKGLVGSASFRQSMNQLQTTEQQIVETNKFFSKLAEEGQRLSYIKEGSS
- a CDS encoding helix-turn-helix domain-containing protein, with the protein product MNAIKENEIASCIRKAIGGYLNDLDGEKPGHLYSMVIQSVEKPLIEIAIQHTKGNQTQAAELLGINRNTLRQKMKQFQIK
- the purH gene encoding bifunctional phosphoribosylaminoimidazolecarboxamide formyltransferase/IMP cyclohydrolase, whose translation is MTIKHALISVSDKTGIIDLAKKLTQYDITILSTGGTAKLLFEAGISVIEVSDYTGFPEMLDGRVKTLHSKIHAGILARDDLLDHQEALDKASIPNIELVIVNLYPFRQTIAKQNCSLDDAIENIDIGGPTMVRAAAKNYQKVTVVTDPQDYSLLCEELAANRGSISSSTRFMWAKKAFTHTASYDSAISNYLTALDTDYHQKDFPDSLNLNFNIAQHLRYGENPHQKAAFYRDETITPGSLANYQQLQGKELSYNNIADTDAAWECVKTFDSPACVIVKHANPCGIAIAETTLHAYQLAFATDPTSAFGGIIAFNRTIGTETVEAVLKQFVEVIIAPEITQEAQQLLLQKNNIRVLILPLQIGHHRYDLKRIGGGILVQTPDTLNITVADLKIVTKIIPTPQQLEDLLFAWRVAKFVKSNAIVFCSNGQTAGIGAGQMSRVDSARIASIKAQQAGLTLAGSVVASDAFFPFRDGLDVVVQAGATAIIQPGGSIRDNEVIAAADEQGVSMVFTGIRHFRH
- the purD gene encoding phosphoribosylamine--glycine ligase, with the protein product MKLLVIGGGGREHALAWKLSLSPRVHKVFVAPGNAGTALECGLENIAISSIPELIEFAKHEQIAITVVGPETSLAAGIVDAFQAAGLKIFGPLQQAAQLETSKIFAKEFMQRHHIPTAAYARFQDPVLAHEYINQKSAPLVIKADGLAAGKGVVVAQTNEQAHSAVNDILVEKNFGSAGYEIIIEEFLHGTEVSFIVMTDGRHILPLATSQDHKRLYDGDLGPNTGGMGAYSPTPFISPSLHAQIMRNIIYPVINGLKEEGIHYSGFLYAGLMITAEDQAKVLEFNCRLGDPETQPIMLRLKSDLLTLIEHAVNGTLDKVDTEWDRRAALGVVMAAHGYPENPRKNDVIQGLQNLIIDQENTDNFHIFHAGTYLGGKDEKEIITAGGRVLCVTALGENIKIAQQNAYKLIEKIHFDDYQVRHDIGYQGINYQRKK
- the flgL gene encoding flagellar hook-associated protein FlgL; its protein translation is MRVSTNTIYETGTNLMLQQQDALVKTQQQLSTGRRILAPSDDPIAAAQALNVTQSESLNKQYSVNRASASSSLGLEENVLKQVTSLLQDVHGSAVYAGNSTLTDADRKILATELRSKLDSLVGLANTTDENGQFLFSGYQASTKPFVQTGLNVQYSGDQGQRLNQVGPARQLAINDSGTDIFERIKSGNSVFTTAANSLNLGTGVIDGGSVITPASLTGANYDINFTVAAGVTTYDIVNTTTGLPVSSANPYVGNSTISFDGIQLSIKGNPANGDKFTVSPSSNQSIFKTVGDLITALETPSSGQPGGTRLANSLSTALQNINNSLEHVLTKQSSIGARMNEIDTLESVGGDQSIQFEQLLSQLQDVDFAKATSDFQRQQLYLQAAQQSYIKISGLSLFNYI
- the flgK gene encoding flagellar hook-associated protein FlgK, translated to MGNGILDIGITGLLTAQNQLLTTSHNISNADTPGYKRQQVVLSTNIPQSSGAGFVGRGVHSTTVQRIYNQFVVSQSLQIQTQSQALDSYFGQIKQLDNMLGDSTSGLSPALQNFFSAIQDVATNPSVIPSRQAMISNGEALVARFQSMDQRMSQIREDINTQITSTVDDVNSLAKQIADINHQILLAEGAAGGQPANDMQDQRDELISQLNKIVNADTVRQSDGSVNVYVGNGQALVVGAQTLSFKAIVSPDNPDNLTIALITGNNTVQLPEDQITGGTLNGILSFRSVTLDSAQNALGRIAITLAQTFNAQHQLGMDLNGDMGGDFFNLPPPKVISALNNNPASNITAGISDYSVLTTSDYQFSYDGTNYTLTRSSDNTSVSTTVAPSGALPLTLDGVSVTAATILANERFRIQPTINGAKDIAVNISDTTKIAAAGPNRTNAAITNTGTGKISAGTVNPLPLDSNLQQPLTITFHTPYDGQYDVVGIGTGLPAANQAYIAGTDISFNGYTFQISGSPAAGDIFTIAPNLNGSADNRNALLLGVLQTKNTIENGTASYQSAYGQLVSQIGNKTRELEVTSKAQATLLKQTENTMQSVSGVNLDEEAANLMRFQQAYQASSKVIEISNTLFDSILRIG